One Hordeum vulgare subsp. vulgare chromosome 4H, MorexV3_pseudomolecules_assembly, whole genome shotgun sequence DNA window includes the following coding sequences:
- the LOC123447279 gene encoding uncharacterized protein LOC123447279, whose product MADWAPVFIGLVLFILLSPGLLLQIPGKGRMVEFGNFQTSGISILVHAVIYFALIAILILAVNVHVYIG is encoded by the coding sequence ATGGCGGACTGGGCGCCGGTGTTCATCGGGCTGGTGCTCTTCATCCTCCTCTCGCCGGGGCTGCTGCTCCAGATCCCCGGCAAGGGCAGGATGGTGGAGTTCGGCAACTTCCAGACCAGCGGCATCTCCATACTCGTCCACGCCGTCATCTACTTCGCCCTCATCGCCATCCTCATCCTCGCCGTCAACGTCCATGTCTACATCGGCTGA